One Prolixibacteraceae bacterium DNA segment encodes these proteins:
- the prfA gene encoding peptide chain release factor 1, whose amino-acid sequence MLEKFEAIKMRFEEVGKQITDPSIIADMKRYVKLNQEYRRLDDLVKAFEDYQRIINNIQEAKELIAEETDEEMKEMAKEEISENEALVAPKEQEIKMLLVPADPEDAKNAIIEIRGGTGGDEAALFAGDLFKMYSKYAEKKGWRVEVTNSNEGTLGGFKEIVMKISGENVYGTMKFEAGVHRVQRVPQTETQGRVHTSAATVAVLPEAEEFDIDLRESDIRKDTYCSSGPGGQSVNTTYSAIRLTHTPTGIVVTCQDQKSQLKNLAKAMAELRTRIYNMEHQKYLDDISSKRKTMVSSGDRSAKIRTYNWPQGRVTDHRINLTLYSLQNIINGDIEEVIEKLRVEENSERLKESEL is encoded by the coding sequence TTGCTTGAAAAGTTCGAAGCGATAAAGATGCGATTTGAAGAGGTAGGAAAACAGATTACCGACCCTTCAATAATTGCTGACATGAAAAGATATGTAAAGCTTAATCAGGAATACCGAAGACTTGATGATTTGGTAAAGGCTTTTGAAGATTATCAAAGAATTATTAATAATATTCAAGAGGCAAAAGAGCTGATTGCAGAGGAGACTGATGAAGAGATGAAAGAGATGGCCAAAGAGGAGATCTCGGAAAACGAAGCATTGGTAGCACCTAAAGAGCAAGAGATCAAGATGCTTTTAGTTCCTGCAGATCCTGAGGATGCAAAAAATGCAATCATTGAAATTCGTGGAGGTACAGGTGGTGACGAAGCAGCCCTTTTTGCTGGAGACCTTTTCAAAATGTACTCAAAGTATGCAGAAAAGAAAGGATGGCGCGTTGAAGTAACAAACTCTAACGAAGGCACATTAGGTGGCTTTAAAGAGATCGTAATGAAGATCTCAGGTGAGAATGTTTACGGAACCATGAAATTTGAAGCTGGAGTACATCGTGTTCAACGTGTTCCTCAGACAGAAACTCAAGGGCGTGTTCACACTTCAGCAGCAACTGTAGCAGTGCTACCAGAAGCAGAAGAGTTCGATATCGATCTTAGAGAAAGTGATATTCGTAAAGATACTTACTGTTCTTCGGGACCTGGAGGACAGAGTGTGAATACTACGTACTCAGCAATTCGACTAACTCACACACCAACAGGTATTGTGGTTACATGTCAAGATCAAAAGTCACAATTAAAGAACTTGGCAAAAGCGATGGCTGAATTACGTACGCGTATCTATAATATGGAGCATCAGAAATATCTTGATGATATCTCATCTAAAAGAAAGACGATGGTATCTTCAGGAGATAGATCTGCAAAAATTCGCACATACAATTGGCCACAAGGTCGTGTGACAGATCATCGTATCAACTTAACTCTGTATAGTCTTCAAAATATCATCAATGGAGACATTGAGGAGGTCATCGAGAAGC